A genomic segment from Burkholderia plantarii encodes:
- a CDS encoding efflux transporter outer membrane subunit, translating to MKRIVTIMTAAGLLGTLTGCTVGPDYHRGLPDTARLARLPSSTPVAAVANGAVGGTASIQPGVPVTRWWTDFDDAALNRFVARAWRANYDLRATEANYAAALAGVAEARSAGLPELSAGASIARARTSTLTSNTGVPEVGSPTLASAGIDWELDLFGRIRRGIEAARADAQASADARDDLRRLVVAQVAMAYLDLREAQQQYAEVARERELARRIATLVAARERVGRVGRLDVVRAAGQAADVEARLEPLAARVRARRDRLATLTALPLDAPEILALERPVPVRAPGFVLADDPAGLIGRRPDVREAERRLAAQTARIGVASADLYPRISLSGLLGLGALSPNQLYETASKLWSGGAALSWQFLDGGALRARVRAAGARADAALADYDRAVTAALEEADVALDAYLHEAARNGALREADRDAAQAEALADAQYRAGRIDLLDWLDVQRTRLQSAQAYTESSYTLSRRVVDVYTAFAGGLDVPPDANDGEVAKR from the coding sequence ATGAAACGCATCGTCACGATCATGACGGCGGCCGGCCTGCTCGGCACGCTGACGGGCTGCACCGTGGGGCCCGACTATCACCGCGGCCTGCCCGACACCGCGCGGCTCGCGCGACTGCCGTCGTCCACGCCGGTCGCCGCGGTGGCGAACGGCGCCGTCGGCGGCACCGCCTCGATTCAACCCGGCGTGCCCGTCACGCGGTGGTGGACCGACTTCGACGATGCCGCGCTGAACCGCTTCGTCGCGCGCGCGTGGCGGGCCAACTACGACCTGCGCGCCACCGAGGCGAACTACGCCGCCGCGCTGGCCGGCGTGGCCGAGGCGCGCTCGGCCGGGCTGCCCGAGTTGTCGGCGGGGGCCTCGATCGCGCGAGCGCGGACCTCGACGCTGACCAGCAACACCGGCGTGCCCGAGGTAGGCAGCCCGACGCTGGCAAGCGCGGGCATCGACTGGGAGCTCGATCTGTTCGGCCGGATCCGGCGCGGCATCGAGGCCGCGCGCGCCGACGCGCAGGCGAGTGCGGACGCGCGCGACGACCTGCGCCGGCTGGTGGTGGCGCAGGTGGCCATGGCCTACCTCGATCTGCGCGAGGCGCAGCAGCAATACGCCGAGGTTGCGCGCGAGCGCGAACTGGCGCGGCGCATCGCGACGCTGGTGGCGGCGCGCGAGCGTGTCGGACGCGTCGGCCGTCTCGACGTGGTGCGTGCCGCCGGCCAGGCCGCCGACGTGGAGGCGCGCCTCGAGCCGCTGGCCGCGCGGGTTCGCGCCAGGCGCGACCGGCTCGCCACACTCACGGCGCTGCCGCTCGACGCGCCCGAGATTCTCGCGCTCGAGCGGCCGGTGCCGGTACGCGCGCCCGGCTTCGTGCTGGCCGACGATCCGGCGGGCCTGATCGGCCGGCGCCCGGACGTGCGCGAGGCGGAGCGGCGCCTCGCGGCGCAGACCGCGCGGATCGGCGTGGCGAGCGCGGACCTGTATCCGCGCATCTCGCTGTCCGGGCTGCTCGGGCTCGGCGCGCTGTCGCCGAACCAGCTGTACGAGACGGCCTCGAAGCTGTGGAGCGGCGGTGCCGCGCTGAGCTGGCAGTTCCTCGACGGCGGCGCGCTGCGCGCGCGGGTGCGGGCCGCCGGCGCGCGGGCCGACGCGGCGCTGGCCGACTACGACCGCGCCGTGACCGCGGCGCTCGAGGAGGCCGACGTCGCGCTCGACGCGTATCTGCACGAGGCGGCGCGCAACGGCGCGCTGCGCGAGGCCGATCGCGACGCGGCCCAGGCCGAGGCGCTGGCGGACGCGCAGTATCGCGCCGGGCGCATCGACCTGCTCGACTGGCTCGACGTGCAGCGCACGCGCCTGCAGTCGGCGCAGGCGTACACCGAGTCGAGCTACACGCTGTCGCGTCGTGTCGTCGACGTGTACACGGCGTTCGCGGGCGGGCTCGACGTGCCGCCCGACGCCAACGACGGCGAGGTGGCGAAACGCTGA
- a CDS encoding efflux RND transporter periplasmic adaptor subunit — MKTTLRRHGAALAGDGAAPSAPSRPTPARGRPPRAGARVRPRAAPLARHVATALVGAALLAGCSPKPPAESRPIPIVQVVEPMFAPTQAESIYTGRLEAVQKVMLRARVSGYLQAIRFRDGEPVRAGAPLFDLDPATFEAARDRDAGNLRAAQARQTLARQKSGRDGQLRQAGAVSIEAVQQSTADAAGADAEVAVAAARLKATTLDLSYTHVTAPIDGLLSDRRVDVGNFVSGGSGQGTLLATIVTLDPIRITFDVTEADYQRLARAGLPAHRLTLPVEIGDETGWPRRATLEFANNEEDRDSGTIRLRAVLPNPDHVLLPGLFARVRLPLGQPTSAASVPDAAILSDQSRRFVLVVDADSKVEPRPVVPGALDGTRRIVLAGLAPHDRVIVDGLAKVRPGDTVKVGQAAAPGGK, encoded by the coding sequence ATGAAGACCACCCTGCGGCGCCACGGCGCCGCGCTTGCCGGCGACGGGGCAGCACCGTCGGCACCCTCCCGACCGACGCCGGCGCGAGGCCGGCCACCGCGCGCCGGCGCTCGCGTCCGCCCACGCGCCGCGCCCCTCGCGCGACACGTCGCGACCGCGCTGGTCGGCGCGGCGCTACTGGCCGGCTGCTCGCCGAAGCCGCCGGCCGAGAGCCGGCCGATACCGATCGTGCAGGTGGTCGAACCGATGTTCGCGCCGACCCAGGCAGAGTCGATCTACACGGGGCGGCTCGAGGCGGTGCAGAAGGTCATGCTGCGCGCGCGCGTGTCGGGCTATCTGCAGGCGATCCGCTTTCGCGACGGCGAGCCGGTGCGCGCCGGCGCGCCGCTGTTCGATCTCGATCCCGCCACCTTCGAGGCCGCGCGCGATCGCGACGCCGGCAACCTGCGCGCGGCGCAGGCGCGCCAGACGCTCGCACGGCAGAAGTCCGGGCGCGACGGCCAGTTGCGCCAGGCCGGCGCGGTCAGCATCGAGGCCGTGCAGCAGAGCACGGCCGACGCCGCCGGCGCCGACGCCGAGGTGGCGGTGGCGGCCGCCCGGTTAAAGGCCACCACGCTCGATCTGTCCTACACCCACGTCACCGCGCCGATCGACGGGCTGCTGTCGGACCGCCGCGTCGACGTCGGCAACTTCGTGAGCGGAGGCAGCGGACAAGGCACGCTGCTCGCCACGATCGTCACGCTCGACCCGATTCGCATCACGTTCGACGTGACCGAGGCCGACTACCAGCGCCTCGCGCGCGCCGGGCTGCCGGCGCACCGCCTGACGCTGCCCGTCGAGATCGGCGACGAAACGGGCTGGCCGCGCCGCGCCACGCTCGAATTCGCCAACAACGAGGAGGACCGCGATTCCGGCACGATCCGGCTGCGTGCGGTGCTCCCCAATCCCGATCACGTGCTGCTGCCGGGGCTGTTCGCGCGCGTGCGCCTGCCGCTCGGCCAGCCGACGAGCGCCGCCAGCGTGCCCGACGCGGCAATCCTCAGTGACCAGAGCCGGCGCTTCGTGCTGGTGGTCGACGCTGACTCGAAGGTGGAGCCGCGCCCGGTGGTGCCCGGTGCGCTGGACGGCACGCGCCGCATCGTGCTCGCCGGGCTCGCGCCGCACGATCGCGTGATCGTCGACGGCCTCGCGAAGGTGCGGCCCGGCGATACGGTCAAGGTCGGCCAGGCGGCCGCACCGGGAGGCAAGTGA
- a CDS encoding ATP-binding protein, translating to MSPWPRSLLGRNFLLLVALALASQAAVITVFLTFIQKPRIDDAASLVASQIVAMQKLLAALPEHERSRELLGLNGIPQEAVPFERMRGEPPSGYVLHVFFEGLEARLPPDTTIRWEREGERRFWVRLNVGGRYDWVMWHPGSAVAHVLPWGLICLLLTVATVPVLGAYLMHRPVDAALRRLARAAATVERGEWPDAVPVTGPRELATVAEAFNRMVAVLADLEATRTEMLAGISHDIRTPLTKLRLVVAAPDAFEAAQASAERFIQDIDMIVQQFIDFARGWNDEAVVACDLNELISQLAADYTGLGHSFEASLEPLPPIPVRQISLQRLLMNLMQNAVVYGRTGLAVRTRAEPGWAIVCVEDRGPGVPDAMLPLIMQPFRRGTQDSGKGGTGLGLAIVARIASQHGGRLELSANRPHGLIATVRLPLAPPRASGARLRVP from the coding sequence ATGAGCCCGTGGCCGAGGTCCCTGCTGGGACGGAACTTCCTGCTGCTGGTGGCGCTGGCGCTGGCCAGCCAGGCCGCCGTCATCACCGTGTTCCTGACCTTCATCCAGAAGCCGCGGATCGACGATGCCGCGTCCCTCGTGGCCTCGCAGATCGTCGCCATGCAGAAGCTGCTGGCCGCCCTGCCTGAGCACGAGCGCAGCCGCGAACTGCTGGGGCTGAACGGCATCCCGCAGGAGGCGGTGCCGTTCGAGCGGATGCGCGGCGAGCCGCCGTCGGGCTATGTGCTGCACGTGTTCTTCGAGGGTCTCGAGGCGCGGCTGCCGCCCGACACGACGATTCGCTGGGAACGCGAGGGCGAGCGTCGTTTCTGGGTACGGCTGAACGTCGGTGGCCGCTACGACTGGGTGATGTGGCATCCGGGCTCGGCGGTCGCCCACGTGCTGCCATGGGGTTTGATCTGCCTGTTGCTGACGGTGGCGACGGTACCCGTGCTCGGTGCCTATTTGATGCACCGTCCGGTGGACGCCGCATTGCGGCGCCTGGCGCGCGCGGCGGCCACCGTCGAGCGCGGCGAATGGCCCGACGCGGTGCCCGTGACGGGACCGCGCGAGCTCGCCACGGTGGCCGAAGCGTTCAACCGGATGGTCGCCGTGCTCGCCGATCTCGAGGCTACGCGCACGGAGATGCTGGCGGGCATTTCGCACGACATCCGCACGCCGCTGACCAAGCTGCGCCTCGTGGTGGCCGCGCCGGACGCGTTCGAGGCAGCGCAGGCCAGCGCGGAGCGCTTCATTCAGGATATCGACATGATCGTGCAGCAGTTCATCGATTTCGCGCGCGGCTGGAACGACGAGGCGGTCGTCGCCTGCGACCTGAACGAACTGATCTCGCAGCTCGCCGCCGACTACACCGGTCTCGGGCATTCGTTCGAGGCATCGCTGGAACCGCTGCCGCCGATTCCGGTGCGCCAGATCAGCCTGCAGCGCCTGTTGATGAACCTGATGCAGAACGCGGTCGTGTACGGCCGCACCGGGCTCGCCGTGCGCACCCGCGCCGAGCCGGGATGGGCGATCGTGTGCGTCGAGGATCGCGGCCCGGGCGTGCCCGATGCGATGCTGCCGCTGATCATGCAACCGTTTCGGCGCGGCACGCAGGACAGCGGGAAGGGCGGCACGGGCCTCGGTCTCGCGATCGTGGCGCGCATCGCCTCGCAACATGGCGGCCGCCTCGAACTGTCGGCCAACCGCCCGCACGGCCTGATTGCCACGGTTCGGCTTCCGCTCGCGCCGCCGCGCGCGAGCGGCGCGCGTCTGCGCGTTCCC
- a CDS encoding SDR family oxidoreductase, whose amino-acid sequence MAGQSVAQYPPVRCQRARHLARAEARDPHHGGPGQRQHRRRVVPDGNSRCAAQRAPCRQQARPLEGRTRSAALGVAASGIRAKAAAPGPIPTDMLDRITGFEAGKPALLATAPPGRAGTPEVIADAIACVASGKASFTTGEVLRANGGMRGDMGFARRRHALAAWLAGLTATRPATGFILMRAAQSRPNRKPCCSTYAVNACGAPCGTAIPTYPSGRSR is encoded by the coding sequence ATCGCCGGACAGAGCGTCGCTCAATATCCGCCCGTCCGATGCCAACGTGCGCGGCACCTGGCTCGCGCTGAAGCACGAGATCCGCACCATGGCGGCCCGGGGCAGCGGCAGCATCGTCGGCGTGTCGTTCCGGACGGGAATTCGCGATGCGCCGCGCAACGCGCTCCATGTCGCCAGCAAGCACGCCCGCTCGAGGGCCGCACGAGATCCGCCGCGCTCGGGGTGGCGGCGTCGGGGATTCGCGCCAAGGCGGCGGCTCCGGGTCCCATACCGACGGACATGCTCGACCGGATAACGGGCTTCGAAGCGGGCAAGCCGGCGTTGCTCGCCACGGCGCCGCCCGGCCGCGCGGGAACGCCGGAAGTGATTGCGGACGCAATCGCCTGCGTCGCGTCGGGGAAGGCGAGCTTCACGACCGGCGAGGTGCTGCGGGCCAACGGCGGCATGAGAGGCGACATGGGATTCGCGCGGCGCCGGCACGCGCTCGCAGCCTGGCTCGCCGGCTTGACGGCGACGCGCCCGGCAACCGGCTTCATCCTCATGCGCGCCGCTCAATCGCGCCCGAACCGCAAGCCGTGCTGCTCGACATACGCGGTCAACGCCTGCGGCGCCCCGTGCGGGACCGCCATCCCGACGTACCCGTCGGGCCGCAGCAGGTAG
- a CDS encoding efflux RND transporter permease subunit: protein MRFSSFFIDRPVFAAVCSILLVLVGAVAGTRLPVSEFPEIVPPTVTIQASYPGASAEVIADTVATPIEQEVNGVDGMLYMSSQSTGDGNVTISVVFRTGTDVDAVAPLVQNRVAVAEARLPQQVRQIGLKVRKTSPDLMMVVYLVSPHGTLSQQYLSNYATLDIRDALARIDGVGDVYLRGQRDYALRVWLDPGRLAERAISVDDVIDAIRRANAQVSPGTLNTPPSGTGGAYQLQVLTRGRLRDTDAFADIVVRATRDDAGNTAVVRLRDVARVELGAQDYGSDTLLDGGTTVDIGISQKPGSNALATADAIIATLDAMKARFPSDLEYHAYYNPTAFVRTSIHNVLHTLLEATVLVALAVIVFLKTWRAAIIPILAIPISLIGTLALMPLFGVAINNLSLFGMVLAIGIVVDDAIVVVENIERHIAEGLTPRAAAHRGMAEVGIAVIAIALVLIAVFVPAAFISGIPGLFFRQFAVTIALATALSAFVSLTLSPALAALLFSASHGQHRPGRIAAALAGFDRGFAALAGRYTRLVTLTFGRRGFLLLVYAGLIGLTVWRLDVTPHGFVPPVDRGYAIVSIQLPPGATLARTTDVARDVSRRLDVLPGVRHTSAISGTDGATFTTAPNAAVVFVVFDDFEARASRGLDGGHMLAAIRHALAPIGTARVLVLPPPAVAGIGTGGGFKLFVRDRQGHGAAGLQHVVQAVTAAASHEAAVANVFSPYNAGAPGVFADVDPVRAQLLGVPLDRVNSMLSGYLGAFYVNDFNLYGRTYQVDIEADQAYRREIGDLATLRTRSDSGAMVPLGSLASFRPVTTPFRVARYDLFPGAEVQGVAAPGYSTGQALAAMERVLANTLPDGYDYEWTELALQEKLAGDTTWIAGTLAVTFVYLLLAALYESWTLPASVILIVPMCLLAALVGVSLRGMDVNILTEVGFIVLIGLAAKNAILIVEFAVQAQRDGASAADAAIRAARVRLRPILMTSLAFILGAVPLVFATGAGAEMRQAMGTAVFAGMIGVTAFGLVFTPLFFLLARQLAARRRPVTGRDASTGGAA, encoded by the coding sequence ATGCGTTTCTCCAGCTTCTTCATCGACCGCCCCGTGTTCGCGGCGGTCTGCTCGATCCTGCTGGTGCTGGTCGGCGCGGTGGCCGGCACGCGGCTTCCGGTGTCCGAATTCCCCGAGATCGTGCCGCCCACGGTGACGATCCAGGCGTCCTATCCGGGCGCCTCGGCCGAGGTGATCGCCGACACCGTGGCCACGCCGATCGAGCAGGAGGTCAACGGCGTGGACGGCATGCTCTACATGAGTTCGCAGTCCACCGGCGACGGCAACGTCACGATCAGCGTGGTGTTCCGCACCGGCACCGACGTCGATGCGGTGGCGCCGCTGGTGCAGAACCGCGTGGCGGTGGCCGAGGCGCGCCTGCCGCAGCAGGTCCGGCAGATCGGGCTCAAGGTCCGGAAGACCTCTCCCGACCTGATGATGGTGGTCTACCTGGTCTCGCCACACGGCACGCTCTCCCAGCAGTATCTGTCGAACTACGCGACGCTCGACATTCGCGACGCGCTGGCACGCATCGACGGGGTGGGCGATGTGTACCTGCGCGGGCAGCGCGACTACGCGCTGCGCGTCTGGCTCGATCCGGGCCGGCTGGCCGAGCGCGCGATCAGCGTCGACGACGTGATCGACGCGATCCGGCGCGCCAACGCGCAAGTCTCGCCGGGCACGCTCAACACGCCGCCGAGCGGCACGGGCGGCGCCTACCAGCTGCAGGTGCTGACACGCGGGCGGCTGCGCGACACCGACGCGTTCGCCGACATCGTGGTCCGCGCCACCCGCGACGACGCCGGCAACACCGCCGTGGTGCGGCTGCGCGACGTGGCCCGCGTGGAACTAGGCGCGCAAGACTACGGCAGCGACACGCTGCTCGACGGCGGCACGACGGTCGACATCGGCATCTCGCAGAAGCCGGGATCGAACGCGCTGGCCACCGCCGACGCGATCATCGCGACACTCGACGCCATGAAGGCGCGCTTCCCGAGCGATCTCGAATATCACGCGTACTACAATCCCACCGCCTTCGTGCGCACCTCCATCCACAACGTGTTGCACACGCTGCTGGAGGCCACCGTGCTGGTGGCGCTGGCCGTGATCGTGTTCCTCAAGACCTGGCGCGCCGCGATCATCCCGATCCTGGCGATCCCGATCTCGCTGATCGGCACGCTTGCGCTGATGCCGCTGTTCGGGGTCGCGATCAACAACCTCTCGCTGTTCGGCATGGTGCTCGCGATCGGCATCGTGGTGGACGACGCGATCGTGGTGGTGGAGAACATCGAGCGGCACATCGCCGAGGGCCTGACGCCGCGCGCCGCCGCGCATCGCGGCATGGCCGAGGTTGGCATCGCGGTGATCGCGATCGCGCTCGTGCTGATCGCGGTGTTCGTGCCGGCCGCGTTCATCTCGGGAATTCCGGGCCTGTTCTTCCGGCAGTTCGCGGTGACCATCGCGCTGGCCACCGCGCTGTCGGCATTCGTCTCGCTGACGCTGTCGCCGGCGCTGGCCGCGCTGCTGTTCTCCGCCTCGCACGGCCAGCACCGGCCGGGCCGCATCGCCGCCGCGCTGGCCGGGTTCGATCGGGGCTTCGCGGCGCTGGCCGGGCGTTACACGCGCCTGGTGACACTCACGTTCGGCCGCCGCGGATTCCTGCTGCTCGTCTACGCCGGGCTGATCGGGCTGACCGTGTGGCGCCTCGACGTGACGCCGCACGGCTTCGTGCCGCCGGTGGATCGCGGCTATGCGATCGTCTCGATCCAGCTGCCGCCGGGCGCCACGCTCGCACGCACCACCGACGTCGCGCGCGACGTATCCCGGCGCCTCGACGTGCTGCCCGGCGTGCGCCACACCTCGGCGATCTCGGGGACCGACGGCGCTACCTTCACGACCGCGCCCAACGCGGCGGTGGTGTTCGTGGTGTTCGACGACTTCGAGGCACGCGCCAGCCGCGGGCTCGACGGCGGCCACATGTTGGCGGCGATCCGGCACGCGCTGGCGCCGATCGGCACGGCGCGCGTGCTGGTGCTGCCGCCGCCCGCGGTGGCCGGCATCGGCACCGGCGGCGGTTTCAAGCTGTTCGTGCGCGACCGCCAGGGGCATGGGGCCGCCGGGCTGCAGCACGTGGTGCAGGCCGTGACGGCTGCGGCGAGCCACGAAGCGGCAGTGGCCAACGTGTTCTCGCCGTACAACGCCGGCGCGCCCGGCGTATTCGCCGACGTCGATCCGGTGCGGGCGCAACTGCTCGGCGTGCCGCTCGACCGCGTCAACAGCATGCTGTCCGGCTATCTCGGCGCGTTCTATGTCAACGACTTCAACCTGTACGGCCGCACCTATCAGGTCGACATCGAGGCCGATCAGGCGTACCGCCGCGAGATCGGCGACCTCGCGACGTTGCGCACGCGTTCGGACAGCGGCGCCATGGTGCCGCTCGGCAGCCTCGCGAGCTTCCGGCCGGTTACCACGCCGTTCCGCGTGGCGCGCTACGACCTGTTCCCCGGTGCCGAGGTGCAGGGCGTGGCGGCGCCCGGGTATTCGACCGGGCAGGCGCTCGCGGCGATGGAGCGCGTGCTCGCGAACACGCTGCCGGACGGCTACGACTACGAGTGGACCGAGCTGGCACTGCAGGAGAAACTGGCCGGCGACACCACCTGGATCGCCGGCACGCTGGCCGTGACGTTCGTCTACCTGCTGCTGGCCGCGCTCTACGAGAGCTGGACGCTGCCGGCAAGCGTGATCCTGATCGTGCCGATGTGCCTGCTGGCCGCCCTGGTCGGCGTGAGCCTGCGCGGCATGGACGTCAACATTCTCACCGAGGTGGGTTTCATCGTGCTGATCGGACTTGCCGCCAAGAACGCGATCCTGATCGTCGAATTCGCCGTGCAGGCGCAACGCGACGGCGCGTCCGCCGCCGACGCCGCGATCCGCGCGGCCCGGGTTCGCCTCCGGCCGATCCTGATGACTTCCCTCGCCTTCATCCTCGGCGCCGTGCCGCTGGTGTTCGCCACCGGCGCGGGCGCCGAGATGCGGCAGGCGATGGGTACCGCCGTGTTCGCCGGCATGATCGGCGTGACGGCGTTCGGGCTCGTCTTCACGCCGCTGTTCTTCCTGCTGGCAAGGCAGCTCGCCGCGCGCCGGCGGCCGGTGACGGGGCGCGATGCTTCGACCGGGGGCGCGGCATGA
- a CDS encoding FAD-dependent monooxygenase — protein sequence MTQADVLIVGAGPTGLVLAIWLTKQGIPVRIVDKRRGPGETSRAMAVQARTLELYRQLDIADEVVAAGYKTPAMNMWARGKRKARIALTDAGEDISPYPFVLVFPQDKHERLLLARLRSLGVEVERETELVGFEAHDEHVVATLRTPDGREQTCQARFLAGCDGARSTIRHATGSSFEGGTYKQIFYVADVEASGVEPAGEAHIAFDKSDFVLVMAYGEPNRYRLIGTVQGEPATDPERLSFDDVGHRAIEGLGLEVAGVNWFSTYHVHHRVTERFRHGRVFLLGDAAHVHSPAGGQGMNTGIVDAINLAWKLSAVLKDQAPDALLDSYDTERRAFAHKLVETTDRVFSFATAEGGFADFVRTRIAPVFASVAYELDSVRDYMFRVVSQTMLDYRDGPLGSGLAGKVGGGDRLPFVRFEAGDNYGSLTRIAWQVHVYGAPSDELRHWCDSRGIALHAFAWVDAFGEAGLARDAAYLLRPDGYVGMAVPHGAPQALTAYVEQHGLRFGRD from the coding sequence ATGACCCAAGCTGACGTACTCATCGTCGGGGCCGGCCCCACCGGCCTCGTCCTTGCCATCTGGCTGACGAAGCAGGGCATCCCCGTGCGCATCGTCGACAAGCGTCGCGGCCCGGGAGAAACCTCGCGGGCGATGGCGGTGCAGGCCCGCACGCTCGAACTCTATCGCCAACTGGACATCGCCGACGAGGTGGTGGCCGCCGGCTACAAGACCCCGGCGATGAACATGTGGGCGCGCGGCAAGCGCAAGGCGCGGATCGCGCTGACCGATGCCGGCGAGGATATTTCACCTTACCCGTTCGTGCTCGTGTTTCCGCAGGACAAGCACGAGCGGCTGCTGCTCGCGCGGCTGCGCAGCCTCGGCGTCGAGGTCGAGCGCGAGACCGAACTGGTCGGCTTCGAGGCGCACGACGAGCACGTCGTTGCCACGCTGAGGACGCCCGACGGGCGCGAGCAGACCTGCCAGGCCAGGTTTCTGGCGGGCTGCGACGGCGCGCGTTCGACGATACGCCACGCAACCGGCAGCAGCTTCGAGGGCGGCACCTACAAGCAGATCTTCTACGTGGCCGACGTGGAGGCGAGCGGCGTCGAACCGGCCGGCGAAGCGCACATCGCGTTCGACAAGTCGGATTTCGTCCTGGTGATGGCTTACGGCGAGCCGAACCGGTACCGGCTGATCGGCACGGTGCAGGGCGAACCGGCCACGGACCCGGAGCGGCTGAGCTTCGACGACGTGGGGCACCGGGCGATCGAGGGCCTCGGCCTCGAGGTCGCCGGAGTGAACTGGTTTTCGACCTATCACGTGCATCACCGCGTGACCGAACGCTTCCGCCATGGCCGGGTGTTCCTGCTGGGGGACGCGGCTCACGTCCACAGCCCGGCGGGCGGGCAGGGGATGAACACGGGCATCGTGGACGCCATCAATCTGGCCTGGAAGCTCTCGGCCGTCCTGAAGGATCAGGCGCCCGACGCGCTGCTCGACAGCTACGACACGGAGCGGCGCGCGTTCGCCCACAAGCTGGTCGAGACGACCGACCGCGTATTCTCGTTTGCCACCGCCGAGGGCGGCTTCGCCGATTTCGTGCGGACCCGCATCGCGCCGGTGTTCGCGAGCGTCGCCTACGAGCTGGACAGCGTGCGCGACTACATGTTTCGCGTCGTGTCGCAGACCATGCTCGACTACCGCGACGGCCCGCTCGGCAGCGGCCTGGCCGGCAAGGTCGGCGGCGGCGACCGGCTGCCGTTCGTGCGCTTCGAGGCCGGTGACAACTACGGCTCCCTGACCCGCATCGCGTGGCAGGTGCATGTGTACGGCGCGCCTTCGGACGAGTTGCGGCACTGGTGCGACAGCCGAGGTATCGCACTGCATGCCTTCGCCTGGGTGGACGCGTTTGGCGAGGCCGGGCTGGCGCGCGACGCGGCCTACCTGCTGCGGCCCGACGGGTACGTCGGGATGGCGGTCCCGCACGGGGCGCCGCAGGCGTTGACCGCGTATGTCGAGCAGCACGGCTTGCGGTTCGGGCGCGATTGA
- a CDS encoding TetR/AcrR family transcriptional regulator: MEQETSRPPRKRRKEARPSEIIEAATRVFAGHGYAGTRLDEVARHAGVAKGTLYRYFETKEDLFRAVARDAFAANLGGMEAAATGSAMPLRELVPMLLRAVAQTATGSDVPAIARMVISESRKFPDLARIWHDNVVARVLDLLADVLTERQKRGEVRRGDARLQALSIVGPMIMAILFREVFADDSALRPDLDALAASHAETVVCGLLEPAGGRGGGA, from the coding sequence ATGGAACAGGAAACCAGTCGCCCGCCGCGCAAGCGCCGCAAGGAGGCACGCCCGTCGGAGATCATCGAGGCGGCGACCCGCGTGTTCGCCGGGCACGGTTATGCGGGCACCAGGCTTGACGAGGTCGCGCGGCACGCCGGCGTCGCCAAGGGGACCCTGTATCGATATTTCGAGACGAAGGAGGATCTGTTCAGGGCGGTCGCGCGCGACGCGTTCGCTGCCAACCTCGGCGGGATGGAGGCAGCGGCAACCGGCTCGGCAATGCCGCTGCGGGAACTCGTGCCGATGCTGCTGCGCGCGGTCGCGCAGACAGCGACCGGCAGCGACGTGCCGGCGATCGCGCGGATGGTGATCAGCGAATCGCGCAAGTTTCCCGACCTCGCGCGCATCTGGCACGACAACGTCGTGGCCCGGGTGCTCGATCTGCTGGCCGACGTGCTCACCGAGCGGCAGAAAAGAGGCGAGGTCCGGCGCGGCGACGCGCGCCTGCAGGCGCTGTCGATCGTCGGACCGATGATCATGGCGATCCTCTTCCGCGAGGTGTTCGCCGACGACAGCGCGTTGCGGCCCGATCTCGACGCCCTGGCGGCGAGCCATGCCGAGACGGTCGTCTGCGGGCTGCTCGAACCTGCCGGCGGGCGCGGCGGCGGGGCTTGA
- a CDS encoding response regulator codes for MSRDPTSPPEPLRDRILVLDDETEIRQMLQRYLIAQGFEVRAVKDGMQLDACLERQPYDLLVLDIMMPKEDGLAVCRRLRAQGQTIPILMLTARGDPVDRVMGLEMGADDYLAKPFVPSELVARIRAMLRRRTLLLRQAGQLGGIVADADAPALRFGPYRLDVRRQELFRDASLLEIGSAEMRLLCALASAPNRPQSRDSLLERARGREYGALLRSVDVQVLRLRQMLEDDASKPRHIRTVWGVGYMLIAEYEAS; via the coding sequence ATGTCAAGAGATCCGACCTCGCCTCCCGAACCACTTCGCGACCGCATCCTCGTGCTCGACGACGAAACCGAGATCCGCCAGATGCTGCAGCGCTATCTCATCGCGCAGGGCTTCGAGGTGCGCGCGGTCAAGGACGGCATGCAACTCGACGCGTGCCTGGAGCGGCAGCCGTACGACCTGCTGGTGCTCGACATCATGATGCCGAAGGAGGACGGGTTGGCGGTGTGCCGGCGCCTGCGCGCGCAAGGTCAGACGATTCCGATCCTGATGCTGACCGCGCGCGGCGATCCCGTGGATCGCGTGATGGGGCTCGAGATGGGCGCCGACGATTACCTCGCCAAGCCGTTCGTGCCGAGTGAGCTGGTCGCGCGCATCCGCGCGATGCTGCGGCGCAGGACGCTCCTGCTGCGCCAGGCCGGGCAGCTCGGCGGCATCGTCGCCGACGCCGACGCGCCGGCGCTGCGCTTCGGTCCCTATCGGCTCGACGTGCGCCGCCAGGAGCTGTTCCGCGACGCGAGCCTCCTCGAGATCGGCTCGGCGGAAATGCGCCTGCTGTGCGCGCTCGCGTCGGCGCCGAATCGCCCGCAGAGCCGGGACAGCCTGCTCGAGCGCGCGAGGGGCCGTGAATACGGCGCGCTGTTGCGCAGCGTCGACGTGCAGGTGCTGCGCCTCAGGCAGATGCTCGAGGACGACGCGTCCAAGCCGCGCCACATTCGCACCGTGTGGGGCGTCGGCTACATGTTGATAGCCGAATACGAGGCGTCATGA